AACAAAGGCTGCCCGGATTAAAGGCGTCATCGGCGATGAAGTCGCGCTTGAATTTGGAACAAGACGGGCGCATGAAATGGATGCGGCCATGTGGGGAGCGAGAGCAGCCTTAATCGGCGGCTTCAGCGCGACGAGCAATGTAAGAGCCGGAAAGCGCTTTAATATCCCGGTCTCCGGCACTCATGCGCATGCGCTTGTTCAGGCCTATCGCGATGAATATACAGCTTTCAAAAAATACGCGGAAACGCATAAGGATTGCGTCTTCTTAGTTGACACGTATGATACGCTTCGTTCAGGCATGCCGAATGCGATTAAGGTTGCCAAGGAATTCGGTGACCGCATCAACTTCATTGGCATCCGCCTGGACAGCGGCGATTTGGCGTACCTGTCAAAAAAAGCCCGGAAAATGCTTGATGAAGCAGGGTTTACAGACGCGAAAGTCATTGCGTCAAGTGACTTGGATGAGCATACCATTATGAATTTAAAGGCTCAAGGAGCGCGCATTGATGTCTGGGGTGTCGGCACGAAGCTGATCACTGCCTATGACCAGCCGGCTCTCGGCGCAGTTTACAAGCTTGTAGCCATTGAAGAAGACGGGAAAATGGTCGACACAATCAAAATTTCGTCCAATCCTGAAAAAGTGACGACGCCGGGCAGAAAGAAAGTGTATCGCATTATCAATCAGTCCAATCATCATTCAGAAGGCGACTATATTGCCCTTTATGATGAGCAAGTGAATGATCAGAAGCGGCTCAGAATGTTCCACCCGGTTCATACATTCATCAGCAAATTTGTCACGAATTTTTATGCGAAAGATCTTCATGAGCTGATTTTTGAAAAGGGTATTCTTTGCTACCAAAACCCTGAGATATCAGACATCCAGCAGTATGTACAGGATAACCTCAGCCTGCTCTGGGAGGAATATAAGAGAATCAGCAAGCCGGAAGAATATCCGGTTGATTTAAGTGAGGACTGCTGGAGCAACAAAATGCAGCGGATTCACGAAGTCAAAAGCCAACTTGATGAAAAGTTTGAGGAAGAATAAAGAAAACTGGCCTTTCGTTCGCGAGGAGGCCAGTTTTCTTTATGAATATTATTTTCATGATTAGACAATTTTCGTCAAATTATTTGATATACTTAGAGTGAATGCCGCGCGTATTGTAAGGAGGATAAATCAATGAGGGTGTTTGTTGCAAGACAGCCTATTTTTAATAGAAAAGAACAGGTTGTTGCTTATGAATTGCTGTATAGAGATAGCGAAGAGAATGTATATAACGCTAAAGACGGCGATCAGGCAACAGCTGATTTGGTAATCAACAGCTTTTTAAACATCGGAATTGAGAAGCTGACGGAAGGAAAACGCTGCTTTGTTAATTTTACGGAAAGCCTGATGTTTTCGAATCTTCCCACCTCCTTTAATCCGAAGCAGCTTGTCATTGAAATCCTTGAAGATATACCGATCACGCCGGCCCTCATCTCAAGATGCAAAGAGCTGAAAAACATGGGGTATATGCTGGCGCTTGATGATTTTTACGCAATAAATTCGCTAAGTGAAGACTTACTGGAAGAGCTCATGAGCTATATTGATATATTGAAAATTGATTTTCTCAAAACAACGCGAATGGAACGAAGAAAAATTTTGCAAACCTACGGCTGCAGAGGTTTGATTTTTTTAGCGGAAAAAGTAGAGACCAGAAAAGAATATAAACAGGCGGCCCAAGACGGCTTTCAATTATTCCAGGGGTACTTTTTCAGCGAACCTCGCATCATCAGTGGGCATGATCTGTCGACGCATTTCTATTCTTACTATGAACTGCTGAGTGAATTGAGCAAAGAGCAGCCAAACATCAAGCGTGTGACAGAATACATAGAGCGGGATTTATCACTGTCCTATCAAATTCTAAAGTTTTTAAACTCATCACACAGCCGTTTGAGCCAGAAGATTGAAAGCATTCAACAGGCCATCATGCTGCTGGGGTTTAATGAAATCAAACGGTGGATATACATTCTTTCCTTTAAGGATTTAAGCAGAAAAGGACATTCCAGCAAGCACGAAATCATTAAGATTTCTTTAATGAGAGCAAAGCTTTGTGAACTGCTGGCGAGAAAAACTGCCCGGCCGCAGCCCGCTTCTTATATGCTGATCGGAATGTTTTCTCTTATAGACACCCTGCTGCATAGAGAAATAGAGGAAATTATTCAAGAATTGCCTTTAAAAGATGAAGTCGGGCAAGCGTTATTAGGCGAACAAAACGACTACTACCACATGCTCGAGCTTGTGAAATGTATTGAAGGCAACAACTGGGACACTCGTTCAGAATTAGGCAAAGAGCTGGATAAAGAAGAAGCG
The Bacillus vallismortis genome window above contains:
- a CDS encoding nicotinate phosphoribosyltransferase translates to MLEYGFKDDSLSLHTDLYQINMAETYWRDGIHEKKAIFELFFRRLPFENGYAVFAGLEKAIEYLENFKFTDSDLNYLQEELGYREDFIEYLRGLTFTGSLYSMKEGELVFNNEPIMRVEAPLVEAQLIETALLNIVNYQTLIATKAARIKGVIGDEVALEFGTRRAHEMDAAMWGARAALIGGFSATSNVRAGKRFNIPVSGTHAHALVQAYRDEYTAFKKYAETHKDCVFLVDTYDTLRSGMPNAIKVAKEFGDRINFIGIRLDSGDLAYLSKKARKMLDEAGFTDAKVIASSDLDEHTIMNLKAQGARIDVWGVGTKLITAYDQPALGAVYKLVAIEEDGKMVDTIKISSNPEKVTTPGRKKVYRIINQSNHHSEGDYIALYDEQVNDQKRLRMFHPVHTFISKFVTNFYAKDLHELIFEKGILCYQNPEISDIQQYVQDNLSLLWEEYKRISKPEEYPVDLSEDCWSNKMQRIHEVKSQLDEKFEEE
- the pdeH gene encoding cyclic di-GMP phosphodiesterase, with amino-acid sequence MRVFVARQPIFNRKEQVVAYELLYRDSEENVYNAKDGDQATADLVINSFLNIGIEKLTEGKRCFVNFTESLMFSNLPTSFNPKQLVIEILEDIPITPALISRCKELKNMGYMLALDDFYAINSLSEDLLEELMSYIDILKIDFLKTTRMERRKILQTYGCRGLIFLAEKVETRKEYKQAAQDGFQLFQGYFFSEPRIISGHDLSTHFYSYYELLSELSKEQPNIKRVTEYIERDLSLSYQILKFLNSSHSRLSQKIESIQQAIMLLGFNEIKRWIYILSFKDLSRKGHSSKHEIIKISLMRAKLCELLARKTARPQPASYMLIGMFSLIDTLLHREIEEIIQELPLKDEVGQALLGEQNDYYHMLELVKCIEGNNWDTRSELGKELDKEEAYECYLEALEWCHHLMDAK